In Rattus norvegicus strain BN/NHsdMcwi chromosome 1, GRCr8, whole genome shotgun sequence, a genomic segment contains:
- the Zfp580 gene encoding zinc finger protein 580, which yields MLLLPPRPPHPRSSSPEVMDPPPPKTPPFPKAEGPSSTSSSVAGPRPPRLGRHLLIDANGVPYTYTVQLEEEPRGPPQREATPGEPGPRKGYSCPECARVFASPLRLQSHRVSHSDLKPFTCGACGKAFKRSSHLSRHRATHRARAGPPHTCPLCPRRFQDAAELAQHVRLH from the coding sequence atgctgctgctgccgccgcggCCACCCCACCCTCGGTCCTCCTCTCCGGAGGTCATGGACCCACCGCCCCCCAAGACTCCCCCTTTTCCCAAGGCGGAAGGcccctcctccacttcttcctcgGTGGCGGGGCCGCGGCCACCGCGGCTGGGCCGCCATCTGCTCATCGACGCCAACGGGGTCCCCTACACGTACACGGTGCAGCTGGAGGAGGAACCTAGGGGCCCGCCGCAGCGCGAGGCGACCCCGGGAGAGCCAGGTCCTCGCAAGGGCTACAGCTGCCCAGAGTGCGCTCGTGTCTTTGCCAGCCCTCTGCGGCTGCAGAGCCACCGTGTGTCGCACTCGGACCTCAAGCCCTTTACTTGTGGTGCTTGTGGCAAAGCTTTCAAGCGCTCCAGCCACCTGTCGCGGCACCGCGCCACCCACCGTGCGCGCGCTGGTCCACCTCACACCTGCCCACTCTGTCCACGCCGCTTCCAGGACGCCGCGGAGCTGGCGCAACACGTGCGCCTGCACTAA